The Macaca fascicularis isolate 582-1 chromosome 11, T2T-MFA8v1.1 genome includes a region encoding these proteins:
- the LOC123567692 gene encoding small ribosomal subunit protein eS27-like has translation MPLGKALLHCSPEMERRQHKKQGLVHSLNSYFMDMKCLGCYKIGTIVSHAQIVVLWVVCSTVLCQHIGGKARLTEECSFRWNQH, from the coding sequence ATGCCTCTTGGGAAGGCTCTCCTTCATTGTTCTCCAGAAATGGAGAGGAGGCAACACAAGAAGCAGGGCCTGGTGCACAGCCTCAATTCCTACTTCATGGATATGAAATGTCTAGGATGTTACAAGATCGGCACCATTGTTAGCCATGCACAAATAGTAGTTTTGTGGGTCGTCTGTTCCACTGTCCTCTGTCAGCATATAGGAGGAAAAGCAAGGCTTACAGAAGAATGTTCCTTCCGGTGGAATCAGCACTAA